The genome window GCCGGATTTCCCGTTGAGGCTCGCCGATGCCGCCGACACGCAAGCCGTACTGGGCATGACCCGATTTGTGCGGCCCTTCAATCTGAGCGGGCACCCGGCGTTGAGCATTCCCCTGGGCTGCGCCGAGGGCCTGCCGGTTGGGTTGCAACTGGTGGGGGCGAAAGGTGCGGACGAACAACTGCTGGCTATCGCCGGCCACCTGCTCGAATGCCTGTATGCCAACCATAAGGGCTGATCGGCCGAGGAGTTGAACATGAGTGAACCACGCTCTTTGGCGGCACTTGAAAGACGCTTGCGCCGTTTCGAAACCCAGGACAGCGTGCGTGCCTGCATGAACCGCTACATGGTGTTGTGTGACGGGTTGGATGCGCACTCGCCGCTGCAAGAGTTGGCCGGGCTGTTTACGCAGGACGCGGTGTGGGAGGGCAAGGGCGCCAAATACGCCAAGAGTTTCGGCGGCTATCGCGGGCGTGAGGCCATTACCGCGATGTTCTGCGGCTACATGAAGTCACCCGCGCACTTTGCCCTCAATGTGCATTTTCTGACCAGTGAGCTGATCGAGGTGCACGATGATCACGTCATGGGCAGTTGGGTGATGTTGCAGACGTCGACATTTGCCAGTGGCGCCTCCCACCTCAATGCCGCTCGGCTGACGGTCCGTTTTGCCTTGGAGGAGGGCGTGTGGCGCATGGCGCACTTCCAGACCGAAAACCTGTTCGGTCGCCCTGTGCAGGCCTGGAACAGCGAAGACGACCTGCCGGTGCCCCAGGCTGCCGTCGAATGATCGACCTGCATCGCTGACACCGCTCACGTCCTTTTGTAAGTACCCGCCCCCGGTCTGCCGGGGGGGTGGCGTTGTCGTGCGCGCAGTTTAGGGTTGATTAATTAATTTCGTTGGGAAAATATTTTTTTCCAAGGCGCCTGGTTTCTTTCTGGAAAGATCAAGGTTCTAAAAAAATCTTTATATAACAATAATTTGAAAAATTAATTGAGTGTCATTTTTTAAATTAAAGGCGTTTCAAGCAAAAATATTGCGTGAATATTCCATTGACTATTCACGTAAATCAGCGCAGATTTATGGCAACGGCACCCACAAAAATAAAGGTAACCCTATGCCGATCTATCCCGTTTGCCCTGCTTGCGTAGCGCCCCTTCGCGTCGAAGGCACATCCGCCGCGCCCAGAACCCTCCTCCGAGATGCCCGGTTTTTCCGGCACTGAATCCTGCCCAAGCCCATACCGTTCCTGACGACGGAGTAACTATATGCATGCGCTAATTGCCTCAGCGACCGGGGTCGCGAGCTCGCTTGTCGGAGGTGCCGATTTCGAGGTGTTGCTTGACGACATTCGTAAGCGTGCCCGAGCCGGTGAGTTCGACCGCCAGCGGCACATCTCGCGGGACGTGATCGAGTCCTTCAAGCAGCACGGCGTGTACCGGGCCCTGGTGCCCAAACGCTTTGGTGGGCTGGAATGCTCACCGGCCGAATTCTGCCGGGTCATCGAACGTATTTCCCAGGCCGACGGGTCCGCCGGTTGGGTCGCGAGCTTCGGCATGAGCCCGGTCTACCTTGCGGCATTACCCCTCGAGAGCATTGCCCAGGTGTACGCCAATGGCCCTGACCTGGTCTTTGCCGGCGGCATCTTCCCGCCGCAACCGGCCGAAGTGGTTGCCGGTGGCTTCATGGTCAACGGTCGCTGGAAGTACTCCAGTGGGTCGCTGGGGGCAGATATTGTCGGCGTCGGTATCGCAC of Pseudomonas azotoformans contains these proteins:
- a CDS encoding nuclear transport factor 2 family protein translates to MSEPRSLAALERRLRRFETQDSVRACMNRYMVLCDGLDAHSPLQELAGLFTQDAVWEGKGAKYAKSFGGYRGREAITAMFCGYMKSPAHFALNVHFLTSELIEVHDDHVMGSWVMLQTSTFASGASHLNAARLTVRFALEEGVWRMAHFQTENLFGRPVQAWNSEDDLPVPQAAVE